One Streptomyces sp. NBC_00223 genomic window carries:
- a CDS encoding SURF1 family cytochrome oxidase biogenesis protein, with translation MYRFLLSKQWVILTLLGLVMIPTMIRLGYWQLHRHEHRVANNKIISASLRTPPVPLESVTHPGAVLPHRDLYRAVTAKGHYDTAHEVVARQRTAADGQQVGYHVITPLVLDDGRAVLVNRGWISPGDDITHFPKIPAPPSGEVTVTGRLRPDETSGATGIRNKHGLPPRQIMLIGSRTVAGDVPETLVSGYMELVSTSPGPKGTQPELIPEPDHSSIGPHLAYAIQWWLFSAMVPVGWVILMRRDRAELLAARAAKERAAGDGPDGGAPGDGGSPDGPDTPQEPEGSVPLTV, from the coding sequence GTGTACCGCTTCCTGCTGTCCAAACAATGGGTGATCCTCACCCTCCTCGGCCTGGTCATGATCCCGACGATGATCAGGCTGGGCTACTGGCAGCTGCACCGCCACGAGCACCGGGTGGCGAACAACAAGATCATCTCGGCCAGCCTCAGAACCCCGCCGGTCCCGCTGGAGTCGGTGACCCACCCCGGCGCCGTCCTCCCGCACCGGGACCTCTACCGCGCGGTGACCGCCAAGGGGCACTACGACACCGCGCACGAGGTGGTCGCCCGGCAGCGTACGGCCGCGGACGGCCAGCAGGTCGGCTACCACGTGATCACCCCGCTGGTGCTGGACGACGGCCGGGCGGTGCTGGTCAACCGCGGCTGGATCTCCCCCGGCGACGACATCACCCACTTCCCGAAGATCCCGGCCCCGCCCTCCGGCGAGGTCACGGTCACCGGGCGGCTGCGGCCCGACGAGACCTCCGGCGCCACCGGCATCCGGAACAAGCACGGGCTGCCGCCGCGTCAGATCATGCTCATCGGCAGCAGAACGGTGGCGGGCGACGTACCGGAGACGCTGGTCAGCGGCTACATGGAGCTGGTCTCCACCTCGCCGGGGCCCAAGGGAACACAGCCCGAGCTGATCCCGGAGCCGGACCACAGCAGCATCGGCCCGCACCTGGCGTACGCGATCCAGTGGTGGCTGTTCTCCGCCATGGTGCCGGTCGGCTGGGTGATCCTGATGCGCCGCGACCGCGCCGAACTGCTCGCGGCCCGCGCCGCGAAGGAGCGCGCCGCGGGCGACGGCCCGGACGGCGGCGCTCCGGGGGACGGCGGCTCCCCGGACGGCCCCGACACCCCTCAGGAGCCCGAAGGCAGCGTCCCGCTCACGGTGTGA
- a CDS encoding DEDDh family exonuclease translates to MLDNLTEQPPPTPWPAGYPEGYAVVDVETTGLGRDDRIVSAAVYRLDARGEVQDHWYSPVNPQRDPGPVWIHGLTGAMLADAPLFPEIAAELAERLAGRVLVAHNAVFDWSMLAREYARAQSVAPVEHRLCTIVLSKELRLPLANHKLESLAAHYGVRQRRAHHALDDARVLAEAFRPSLHLAAAAALPLPLHACRPLTEWVDSAAPVPAPRYGSLHGSGPRAMGWRPARKRPPCPYPNPGRLEPGGALVQGMRVAFSGDTGIDRELLEDRATDAGLHVASSVSRLTSVLVTNDPDSPTTKVAKARQVGTPVIDERQFSELLKAVVPAPDVHG, encoded by the coding sequence ATGCTGGACAACCTGACCGAGCAGCCGCCGCCGACCCCGTGGCCCGCCGGATACCCCGAGGGCTATGCCGTGGTCGACGTGGAGACCACCGGACTCGGCCGGGACGACCGCATAGTGTCCGCGGCGGTCTACCGGCTGGACGCGCGCGGCGAGGTCCAGGACCACTGGTACTCCCCGGTCAACCCGCAGCGCGACCCGGGTCCGGTGTGGATCCACGGGCTGACGGGCGCGATGCTCGCCGACGCGCCGCTCTTCCCCGAGATCGCCGCCGAGCTGGCCGAACGGCTCGCGGGCCGGGTGCTGGTGGCGCACAACGCGGTCTTCGACTGGTCGATGCTGGCCCGCGAGTACGCCCGCGCGCAGTCCGTGGCCCCGGTGGAGCACCGGCTGTGCACGATCGTGCTCTCCAAGGAGCTGCGACTGCCCCTGGCCAACCACAAGTTGGAGTCGCTGGCCGCGCACTACGGGGTGCGGCAGCGCAGGGCGCACCACGCGCTGGACGACGCCCGGGTGCTGGCCGAGGCGTTCCGGCCGAGCCTGCATCTGGCGGCGGCCGCCGCGCTGCCGCTGCCGCTGCACGCGTGCCGGCCGCTGACCGAGTGGGTGGACTCCGCGGCCCCGGTACCGGCCCCGCGCTACGGCTCGCTGCACGGCTCAGGCCCCCGGGCCATGGGCTGGCGGCCGGCCCGCAAGCGGCCCCCGTGCCCGTATCCGAACCCGGGCAGGCTGGAGCCGGGCGGGGCGCTGGTACAGGGGATGCGGGTGGCGTTCTCCGGGGACACCGGGATCGACCGGGAGCTGCTGGAGGACCGGGCCACGGACGCGGGGCTGCATGTCGCCTCCTCGGTGAGCCGGCTGACCAGCGTGCTGGTGACCAACGACCCGGACTCCCCCACCACGAAGGTCGCCAAGGCCCGTCAGGTCGGCACCCCGGTGATCGACGAGCGGCAGTTCTCCGAGCTGCTCAAGGCCGTCGTCCCGGCCCCCGACGTCCACGGCTGA
- a CDS encoding lysoplasmalogenase: MTRPPGAEVRARVPRELAPALPALFVGVLELHLTAISADWHLVRAVTKPLLMPVLAALAWTRSAPRGLLAALACGWGGDVLLEIGGTVPFLLGMASFATGHVCYLRLFARRGAFAGARRAVAVRCAAYGVVWAALISLLVPGLDPGMRVPVAAYSLLLAAMAAGAYGLGRRAALGGALFLLSDTLIATGLADWPQPPDGDVWIMLTYACAQMLLTVGVLAAAPMVERTG, encoded by the coding sequence GTGACGCGGCCACCGGGCGCGGAGGTACGGGCCCGCGTACCGCGGGAGTTGGCGCCCGCGCTGCCGGCCCTCTTCGTGGGCGTACTGGAACTGCATCTGACCGCCATCAGCGCGGACTGGCACCTCGTCAGGGCGGTCACCAAGCCGCTGCTGATGCCCGTGCTGGCCGCGCTGGCGTGGACACGGTCGGCCCCGCGCGGGCTGCTCGCCGCGCTGGCCTGCGGCTGGGGCGGCGATGTCCTGCTGGAGATCGGCGGCACCGTACCGTTCCTGCTCGGCATGGCGTCCTTCGCCACCGGGCACGTCTGCTACCTGCGACTCTTCGCCCGGCGTGGCGCCTTCGCGGGCGCCCGGCGGGCCGTGGCCGTCCGCTGCGCCGCCTACGGCGTGGTGTGGGCGGCGCTGATCTCGCTGCTCGTCCCCGGTCTCGACCCGGGGATGCGGGTGCCCGTCGCCGCGTACAGCCTGCTGCTCGCCGCCATGGCCGCGGGCGCGTACGGGCTCGGGCGGCGCGCCGCACTCGGCGGCGCCCTCTTCCTGCTGTCCGACACCCTCATCGCGACCGGCCTCGCGGACTGGCCGCAACCGCCCGACGGCGACGTCTGGATCATGCTGACCTACGCCTGCGCCCAGATGCTGCTGACCGTTGGCGTGCTCGCCGCGGCGCCCATGGTCGAAAGGACCGGCTGA
- the moaA gene encoding GTP 3',8-cyclase MoaA codes for MLLDTYGRVATDLRVSLTDRCNLRCTYCMPEEGLSWLAKPDLLTDDEIVRLVRVAVTELGVTDVRFTGGEPLLRPGLVGIVERCAALAPRPRLSLTTNGIGLRRTAEALRAAGLDRVNVSLDTLRPDVFRTLTRRDRHHDVVAGLEAARAAGLTPVKVNTVLMRGVNDDEAPALLSWALDQGYELRFIEQMPLDAQHGWQRAEMVTADEILTGLRTRFRLAPEGESVRGTAPAERWLVDGGPGRVGVIGSVTRPFCRACDRTRLTADGQVRNCLFAREESDLRGALRSGASDARLAELWRAATRGKKAGSGLDDPAFLQPARPMSAIGG; via the coding sequence GTGCTCCTCGACACCTACGGCCGCGTGGCCACCGACCTGCGCGTCTCCCTCACCGACCGCTGCAATCTGCGCTGCACGTACTGCATGCCCGAAGAGGGCCTGAGCTGGCTGGCCAAGCCCGACCTGCTCACCGACGACGAGATCGTACGGTTGGTGCGCGTCGCCGTCACCGAGCTGGGCGTCACCGACGTACGTTTCACCGGCGGCGAACCCCTGCTCCGGCCCGGCCTGGTCGGCATCGTGGAGCGCTGCGCCGCCCTCGCACCGCGCCCCCGGCTCTCCCTCACCACCAACGGCATCGGCCTGCGCCGGACCGCCGAAGCCCTGCGCGCGGCCGGCCTCGACCGGGTCAATGTCTCCCTGGACACCCTGCGCCCCGACGTCTTCCGCACCCTGACCCGCCGTGACCGCCACCACGACGTCGTGGCGGGCCTCGAAGCCGCCCGCGCCGCCGGGCTCACCCCCGTCAAGGTCAACACCGTGCTGATGCGCGGGGTCAACGACGACGAGGCGCCCGCACTCCTGAGCTGGGCCCTCGACCAGGGCTACGAACTGCGGTTCATCGAGCAGATGCCGCTCGACGCGCAGCACGGCTGGCAGCGTGCCGAGATGGTCACCGCCGACGAGATCCTGACCGGTCTGCGGACCCGCTTCCGGCTCGCCCCCGAAGGCGAGTCCGTCCGTGGCACCGCGCCCGCCGAGCGCTGGCTGGTCGACGGCGGACCGGGCCGGGTCGGCGTGATCGGCTCGGTCACCCGGCCCTTCTGCCGCGCCTGCGACCGCACCCGGCTCACCGCAGACGGCCAGGTGCGCAACTGCCTGTTCGCCCGCGAGGAGTCCGATCTGCGCGGGGCGCTGCGCTCGGGTGCCTCCGACGCGCGTCTGGCCGAGCTGTGGCGGGCGGCGACGCGGGGCAAGAAGGCGGGCTCGGGCCTTGACGACCCGGCGTTCCTCCAGCCCGCGCGGCCCATGTCGGCGATCGGCGGCTGA
- a CDS encoding DUF3099 domain-containing protein, with product MRKRGAPAVIRITGARAGLTEDVRGRQRRYIISMSIRTLSVILTVVLWNVERPLAWATLVIGALLPYVAVVYANAGRESAPGLPSSLIPTPVRPALEATQVESAAERAEQPVAERPEAG from the coding sequence ATGCGGAAGCGCGGCGCTCCGGCAGTCATCCGGATCACGGGGGCGCGGGCCGGCCTCACCGAGGACGTCCGGGGGCGGCAGCGGCGGTACATCATCTCGATGTCGATCCGTACCCTCTCGGTGATCCTCACCGTGGTGCTGTGGAACGTGGAACGTCCGCTGGCCTGGGCGACCCTGGTGATCGGCGCGCTGCTGCCGTATGTGGCGGTGGTCTATGCCAACGCCGGCCGGGAGAGCGCCCCGGGGCTGCCCTCCTCGCTCATTCCGACCCCGGTGCGCCCGGCCCTGGAGGCCACACAAGTGGAGTCCGCGGCGGAACGTGCCGAGCAGCCGGTCGCGGAGCGTCCCGAGGCGGGTTGA
- a CDS encoding GlsB/YeaQ/YmgE family stress response membrane protein has translation MGWLWAIIVGLVLGLIAKAILPGKQNIPLWLTVICGMGGGVLGNAVSGWIGVRDTKGFDWTRHVLQLIGAIVFVAVADAVWSAIKGHRTDTTTSV, from the coding sequence ATGGGCTGGTTGTGGGCGATCATCGTCGGTCTGGTGCTGGGGCTGATCGCCAAGGCGATCCTGCCGGGCAAGCAGAACATCCCGCTGTGGCTCACCGTGATCTGCGGCATGGGCGGCGGCGTTCTGGGCAACGCCGTGTCGGGCTGGATCGGTGTGCGCGACACCAAGGGCTTCGACTGGACCCGGCATGTGCTCCAGCTCATCGGCGCCATCGTGTTCGTCGCCGTCGCCGACGCGGTGTGGTCGGCCATCAAGGGTCATCGCACCGACACCACGACCTCGGTCTGA
- a CDS encoding RNA 2'-phosphotransferase, translating to MEEKRTVKVSKFLSMVLRHRPESVGIVLDDAGWVDVDELIGACAARGRRFSRAELDHVVAHNNKKRFAYSADGRRIRASQGHSVAVELGLPAAEPPAVLYHGTAAATLPLILRDGLLPMSRQDVHLSADEETAVRVGSRHGRPVVLEVDAAGLAATGHVFRVSANGVWLTDRIPPERLRQLPAR from the coding sequence GTGGAGGAGAAGCGCACGGTCAAGGTGTCGAAGTTCCTGTCGATGGTGCTGCGGCACCGGCCGGAGTCGGTCGGCATCGTGCTGGACGACGCCGGCTGGGTGGACGTGGACGAGCTGATCGGCGCCTGCGCCGCGCGGGGCCGGCGCTTCTCCCGGGCCGAGCTGGACCACGTGGTGGCGCACAACAACAAGAAGCGGTTCGCGTACTCGGCGGACGGCCGCCGGATCAGGGCCAGTCAGGGGCACTCGGTGGCGGTGGAGCTGGGGCTGCCCGCCGCCGAGCCGCCCGCGGTGCTCTACCACGGGACGGCGGCGGCCACGCTGCCGCTGATCCTGCGCGACGGACTCCTGCCGATGTCGCGGCAGGACGTCCATCTGTCGGCGGACGAGGAGACGGCCGTGCGCGTGGGATCGCGGCACGGCCGTCCGGTGGTGCTCGAGGTGGACGCCGCCGGGCTGGCCGCCACCGGCCATGTGTTCCGGGTCAGCGCCAACGGGGTGTGGCTCACGGACCGGATACCGCCGGAGCGGCTGCGGCAGCTCCCGGCGAGGTGA
- a CDS encoding metallopeptidase TldD-related protein has protein sequence MSRTTKPHEIVERALDLSRADGCVVIADEESSANLRWAGNALTTNGVTRGRTLTVIATIDGGKGAASGVVSRSAVTADELEPLIRAAEAAAREAGPAEDAQPLVSGVPRSAAFTEPPAETGSEVFASFAPALGEAFATAKAGGRELYGFAHHTVTSTYLGTSTGLRLRHDQPTGTLEVNAKSPDRTKSAWSGTSTRDFTDVDPRALDADLARRLTWAERQVELPAGRYETLLPPTAVADLLIYQLWSSGARDAAEGRTVFSKTGGGTRLGERLSALPLTLRSDPNEPGLESAPFVIAHSSDDDSSVFDNGLPIGPVDWVREGALHQLSTTRHSAGLTGVPVAPAGDNLILDGGGGATLDEMVAATERGLLLTCLWYIREVDPATLLLTGLTRDGVYLVENGEVTGAVNNFRFNESPVDVLGRATEAGRTERTLPREWSDWFTRAAAPALRIPDFNMSSVSKGV, from the coding sequence ATGAGCCGTACGACCAAGCCGCACGAGATCGTCGAGCGGGCCCTCGACCTGTCCCGGGCGGACGGCTGCGTGGTGATCGCCGACGAGGAGTCCAGCGCCAATCTGCGCTGGGCGGGCAACGCGCTGACCACCAACGGCGTCACCCGGGGCCGTACGCTCACGGTGATCGCCACGATCGACGGCGGGAAGGGCGCCGCCTCGGGTGTGGTGTCGCGCTCGGCGGTGACCGCGGACGAGTTGGAGCCGCTGATCCGGGCGGCCGAGGCGGCGGCCCGGGAGGCGGGCCCCGCGGAGGACGCCCAGCCGCTGGTGTCCGGAGTGCCGCGGTCGGCCGCCTTCACCGAGCCGCCCGCCGAGACCGGCTCCGAGGTGTTCGCGTCCTTCGCACCCGCGCTCGGTGAGGCGTTCGCCACGGCCAAGGCGGGCGGCCGGGAGCTGTACGGCTTCGCCCACCACACGGTCACCTCGACGTATCTGGGCACCTCGACCGGGCTGCGGCTGCGCCACGACCAGCCCACCGGCACCCTTGAGGTCAACGCGAAGTCGCCCGACCGTACGAAGTCGGCCTGGTCGGGCACCTCCACCCGGGACTTCACCGATGTCGACCCGCGCGCGCTCGACGCGGATCTGGCCCGCCGGCTGACCTGGGCGGAGCGGCAGGTGGAGCTGCCGGCCGGCCGCTACGAGACGCTGCTGCCGCCGACGGCCGTCGCCGACCTGCTGATCTACCAGCTGTGGTCGTCCGGCGCCCGCGACGCGGCCGAGGGCCGTACGGTCTTCAGCAAGACGGGCGGCGGGACCCGGCTCGGCGAGCGGTTGAGCGCGCTGCCGCTGACCCTGCGCAGCGACCCGAACGAACCGGGCCTGGAGTCGGCGCCCTTCGTGATCGCGCACTCCTCGGACGACGACTCGTCGGTGTTCGACAACGGGCTGCCGATCGGCCCGGTGGACTGGGTGCGCGAGGGCGCCCTCCACCAGCTGAGCACCACCCGGCACAGCGCGGGCCTGACCGGGGTGCCGGTCGCGCCCGCCGGGGACAACCTGATCCTGGACGGCGGCGGCGGGGCCACGCTGGACGAGATGGTCGCGGCCACCGAGCGCGGACTGCTGCTGACCTGCCTGTGGTACATCCGTGAGGTCGACCCGGCCACCCTGCTGCTCACCGGCCTGACCCGGGACGGCGTCTACCTGGTGGAGAACGGCGAGGTGACAGGCGCGGTGAACAACTTCCGCTTCAACGAGTCGCCGGTCGACGTGCTGGGCCGGGCGACGGAGGCGGGCCGCACCGAGCGGACGCTGCCGCGCGAGTGGAGCGACTGGTTCACCCGGGCGGCGGCGCCGGCGCTGCGGATCCCGGACTTCAACATGAGCTCGGTCAGCAAGGGGGTCTGA
- a CDS encoding TldD/PmbA family protein, translating into MPHEVDQSFLALPLRALADAALARARALGVQHADFRLERVRSASWRLRDARPAGSSDTTDLGYAVRVVHGGAWGFASGVDLTMDAAAKVAAQAVAMAKLSAKVITAAGSDERVELADEPVHADRTWVSSYGTNPFDVPDAEKTALLAEWSSRLLAAEGVSHADASLLTVQENKFYADTAGTTTTQQRVRLHPVLNAVAVDPDSGGFDSMRTLAPPVGRGWEYLTGTGWDWDGELARIPELLAEKMRAPSVEAGTYDLVVDPSNLWLTIHESIGHATELDRALGYEAAYAGTSFATFDQLGTLKYGSALLNVTGDRTAEHGLATVGFDDEGVEGQSWDLVRDGVLVGYQLDRRIARLTGFERSNGCAYADSPGHVPVQRMANVSLRAAPDGPSTQELIAGVERGIYVVGDRSWSIDMQRYNFQFTGQRFFRIEHGRLAGQLKDVAYQATTTDFWGSMEAVGGPQTYVLGGAFNCGKAQPGQVAAVSHGCPSALFRGVSILNTTQEAGR; encoded by the coding sequence GTGCCTCATGAGGTCGATCAGTCATTCCTGGCGTTGCCGCTGAGGGCACTCGCCGATGCCGCCCTGGCGCGTGCGCGTGCGTTGGGCGTGCAGCACGCGGACTTCCGGCTGGAGCGGGTGCGCAGCGCGTCCTGGCGGTTGCGGGACGCCCGGCCGGCCGGGAGTTCGGACACCACCGACCTCGGGTATGCCGTGCGGGTGGTGCACGGCGGGGCCTGGGGGTTCGCCTCCGGGGTCGATCTGACGATGGACGCGGCGGCGAAGGTGGCCGCGCAGGCGGTGGCGATGGCCAAGCTGTCCGCGAAGGTCATCACGGCCGCCGGGTCCGACGAGAGGGTGGAGCTGGCCGACGAGCCGGTGCACGCCGACCGGACCTGGGTCTCGTCGTACGGGACCAACCCGTTCGACGTGCCCGACGCCGAGAAGACCGCGCTGCTCGCCGAGTGGAGCAGCCGGCTGCTCGCCGCCGAGGGCGTCTCCCACGCGGACGCCTCGCTGCTGACCGTGCAGGAGAACAAGTTCTACGCGGACACCGCGGGCACCACGACCACCCAGCAGCGGGTCCGGCTGCACCCGGTGCTCAACGCGGTGGCCGTCGACCCGGACAGCGGCGGCTTCGACTCGATGCGCACCCTCGCCCCGCCGGTCGGCCGCGGCTGGGAGTATCTGACCGGCACCGGCTGGGACTGGGACGGCGAACTGGCCCGTATCCCGGAGCTGCTGGCCGAGAAGATGCGCGCGCCCTCGGTCGAGGCGGGCACGTACGACCTGGTGGTCGACCCGTCGAATCTGTGGCTGACGATCCACGAGTCGATCGGCCACGCCACCGAGCTGGACCGCGCGCTGGGGTACGAGGCGGCGTACGCGGGCACCTCCTTCGCGACCTTCGACCAGCTCGGCACGCTGAAGTACGGGTCCGCGCTGCTGAACGTCACCGGTGACCGCACGGCAGAACACGGCCTGGCCACCGTCGGGTTCGACGACGAGGGCGTGGAAGGCCAGTCCTGGGACCTGGTCAGGGACGGGGTGCTGGTCGGCTACCAGCTGGACCGCCGGATCGCCCGGCTCACCGGCTTCGAGCGGTCCAACGGCTGCGCGTACGCGGACTCGCCCGGCCATGTGCCGGTGCAGCGCATGGCGAACGTGTCGCTGCGGGCGGCGCCCGACGGGCCCTCGACGCAGGAGCTGATCGCCGGGGTGGAGCGCGGGATCTATGTGGTCGGCGACCGGTCCTGGTCGATCGACATGCAGCGCTACAACTTCCAGTTCACCGGGCAGCGCTTCTTCCGGATCGAGCACGGCAGACTCGCGGGCCAGCTCAAGGACGTCGCCTATCAGGCGACCACCACCGACTTCTGGGGCTCGATGGAAGCCGTCGGCGGCCCGCAGACCTATGTGCTCGGCGGCGCGTTCAACTGCGGCAAGGCCCAGCCGGGCCAGGTGGCGGCGGTCAGCCACGGCTGCCCCTCGGCGCTCTTCCGCGGCGTCAGCATTCTCAACACCACGCAGGAGGCCGGGCGTTGA
- a CDS encoding lytic polysaccharide monooxygenase auxiliary activity family 9 protein — MSVRRKAAAVGAVGAVTLVVAGLTPGTASAHGALSTPVSRIAACYAEGPEHPQSQVCKDLVAMSGTQPLYDWNEVNIANADGQSRQIIPDGHLCSANRDKYKALDMARTDWPATPVTAGSTNVQFKVTAPHRGTMTLYITKQGYSPTQPLKWSDLDTTPIAVYDTAVTAPGYYSFTANLPARTGRQLIYQVWQRNDSPEAFYGCADVVFGQTAQAAKAATADIAKAPTDAQIVAGEAKSTVVHHGHGGDQAVTSTTGDLATSNVAASSSTLETALSGSAVLAAGTVGLLVYSRRRATARMKG, encoded by the coding sequence ATGTCAGTTCGTCGCAAAGCCGCCGCGGTCGGGGCCGTTGGGGCCGTGACCCTGGTGGTCGCCGGGCTCACGCCCGGAACGGCCAGCGCGCACGGGGCGTTGAGCACGCCCGTCAGCCGCATCGCCGCCTGCTACGCCGAAGGACCGGAACACCCCCAGTCCCAGGTGTGCAAGGACCTCGTCGCCATGAGCGGCACCCAGCCGCTCTACGACTGGAACGAGGTCAACATCGCCAACGCCGACGGACAGAGCCGTCAGATCATCCCCGACGGCCACCTCTGCTCGGCCAACCGCGACAAGTACAAGGCCCTCGACATGGCCCGTACCGACTGGCCGGCCACGCCGGTCACCGCCGGGTCCACCAACGTCCAGTTCAAGGTCACCGCCCCCCACCGCGGCACGATGACCCTGTACATCACCAAGCAGGGCTACAGCCCCACGCAGCCGCTGAAGTGGTCGGACCTGGACACCACCCCGATCGCGGTCTACGACACCGCCGTGACCGCCCCCGGCTACTACTCCTTCACCGCCAATCTGCCCGCCAGGACCGGCCGGCAGCTGATCTACCAGGTCTGGCAGCGCAACGACAGCCCCGAGGCCTTCTACGGCTGCGCGGATGTCGTCTTCGGACAGACCGCCCAGGCGGCGAAGGCCGCCACCGCGGACATCGCCAAGGCCCCCACCGACGCGCAGATCGTCGCCGGTGAGGCCAAGTCGACGGTCGTCCACCACGGACACGGCGGTGACCAGGCCGTCACCTCCACCACCGGCGACCTCGCGACCAGCAATGTGGCCGCCAGCAGCAGCACCCTGGAGACCGCGCTTTCCGGCAGCGCGGTACTGGCCGCCGGCACCGTCGGCCTGCTCGTCTACAGCCGCCGCCGGGCCACCGCGCGTATGAAGGGATGA
- the fabG gene encoding 3-oxoacyl-[acyl-carrier-protein] reductase: MSRSVLVTGGNRGIGLAIARAFADAGDKVAITYRSGEPPADLVELGVLAVRCDITDTEQVEQAYKEIEEKNGSVEVLVANAGITRDQLLMRMSEEDFTSVLDTNLTGTFRVVKRANRGMLRAKKGRVVLISSVVGLLGSAGQANYAASKAGLVGFARSLARELGSRNITFNVVAPGFVDTDMTRVLTDEQRAGIVAQVPLGRYARPEEIAAAVRFLASDDASYITGAVIPVDGGLGMGH; the protein is encoded by the coding sequence TTGAGCCGCTCGGTTCTCGTCACCGGAGGAAACCGGGGCATCGGCCTCGCCATCGCCCGGGCTTTCGCCGACGCGGGCGACAAGGTCGCCATCACCTACCGCTCGGGCGAACCGCCCGCCGACCTCGTGGAACTCGGTGTCCTGGCCGTGCGGTGCGACATCACCGACACCGAGCAGGTCGAGCAGGCGTACAAGGAGATCGAGGAGAAGAACGGCTCCGTCGAGGTACTGGTCGCCAACGCCGGCATCACCCGCGACCAGCTGCTCATGCGCATGTCCGAGGAGGACTTCACCTCCGTCCTCGACACCAACCTCACCGGTACGTTCCGGGTGGTCAAGCGCGCCAACCGCGGGATGCTGCGGGCCAAGAAGGGCCGGGTCGTCCTGATCTCGTCCGTGGTGGGCCTGCTGGGCTCCGCCGGGCAGGCCAACTACGCCGCCTCCAAGGCCGGTCTGGTCGGCTTCGCCCGCTCGCTCGCCCGCGAGCTGGGCTCCCGCAACATCACCTTCAACGTCGTGGCCCCCGGCTTCGTGGACACCGACATGACGCGCGTCCTCACCGACGAGCAGCGCGCGGGTATCGTCGCCCAGGTGCCGCTCGGTCGCTACGCGCGCCCGGAGGAGATCGCCGCGGCCGTGCGCTTCCTCGCGTCCGACGACGCCTCGTACATCACTGGAGCCGTCATCCCCGTTGACGGCGGATTGGGCATGGGTCACTGA
- the fabI gene encoding enoyl-ACP reductase FabI, protein MSGILDGKRVLITGVLMESSIAFHTAKLAQEQGAEIILTAFPRPTLTERIARKLPKPVKVIELDVTNGEHLGRLTDVVRDELGTLDGVVHSIGFAPQDALGGNFLNTPFESVATAMHVSAYSLKSLTMACLPLMENGGSVVGLTFDARYAWPQYDWMGPAKAALEATSRYIARDLGKQNVRCNLISAGPIGSMAAKSIPGFGELSDVWNHRSPLEWDISDPEPAGRGVVALLSDWFPKTTGEIIHVDGGLHAIGA, encoded by the coding sequence ATGAGCGGAATCCTCGACGGCAAGCGCGTCCTCATCACGGGTGTGCTGATGGAGTCCTCCATCGCCTTCCACACCGCCAAGCTGGCCCAGGAGCAGGGCGCCGAGATCATCCTGACCGCCTTCCCCCGGCCCACGCTGACCGAGCGCATCGCGAGGAAGCTGCCGAAGCCGGTCAAGGTCATCGAGCTGGACGTCACCAACGGCGAGCACCTCGGGCGGCTCACCGACGTCGTACGCGACGAACTCGGCACGCTCGACGGCGTCGTGCACTCCATCGGGTTCGCGCCCCAGGACGCGCTCGGCGGCAACTTCCTCAACACGCCCTTCGAGTCCGTCGCCACCGCGATGCACGTCTCGGCGTACTCCCTGAAGTCCCTCACCATGGCGTGCCTGCCGCTCATGGAGAACGGCGGCTCGGTCGTCGGCCTCACCTTCGACGCGCGGTACGCGTGGCCGCAGTACGACTGGATGGGCCCGGCCAAGGCCGCGCTCGAAGCGACGTCCCGCTACATCGCGCGCGACCTGGGCAAGCAGAACGTGCGCTGCAACCTGATCTCGGCGGGGCCGATCGGCTCCATGGCCGCGAAGTCCATCCCGGGGTTCGGTGAGCTGTCCGACGTCTGGAACCACCGCTCCCCGCTGGAGTGGGACATCAGCGACCCCGAGCCGGCCGGCCGCGGCGTCGTCGCCCTGCTCTCCGACTGGTTCCCCAAGACTACGGGCGAGATCATCCACGTCGACGGCGGTCTGCACGCCATCGGGGCGTAA